The genomic window AGAATAGATTCTTTCGTAATTCAGGCACGTATAATACGTTTTCGATTCTCGCGTCTAGCCACACTCCGTTGATCagttttttgatttcaacCGTGCCTTCACCGGCAATGTTGCAGTTTTGGTTATCGCCGAGCGATACTGTAGAACCCGTGTTATCCGACTTGTAATCGGACAGCCAATCGCGTCGGTAAGTCAGATGGCGCGACGCGCCACTGTCGATCAGCCAGACTTCACTCTGATCGGCAttcataattttcttctttgtccACAGCACATTCGCGTTTTCCGCACTTTTCGAGTCCGACGCCGCCGAACCGTCCGTTTCCCTCACGAACGCACAATCACGTGTTTTTCGGGCATCTTCACGTGACTTTCGCTTGTTTCGACAGCGACTAGCGAAGTGTCCCATGCCTTGGCATTCGTAACACTGCACTTCTTTCATGTCCCGTTTATTTTcagtctttttatttttagcaCTAGTCGATCCTTTTCCACAACGATTTTTGGCTGTCGCAGCCAGCGCTTACGATGCTTCTACTTCACCGTTGAGCCTTGTGTCTTCTCTTATGAGCCGTTCCTGAAGGTTGTCCAGCGTTTGCCGTGCAGGATCTACGCTATCCCAGGCTACTTGAAGCGTGCTAGGCCGCGTGGTGGAAGGCTCGCCAGTATCTTTGCCATTATCGTGCCGTCCGACACATCTTCGCCGATGTCCTTGAGTTGACTGGCCATGTTTGTTACTTTTGCCACATGTTGAACTGCCGTGTCCGATTCACTCATTCGATATGCGTGGAACTTTTGTATTAGTCCCAGCTTATTAGTCGCGGTTTTCTGTTCACGAATTAGGCACAGTTTGTCCCACATTTTTTTCGCAGAAATACATGATACACACACTTGTTGCGTCTCTTCGAGATTCGATACTATTATAAACTTTGCCGTTGCGTTGTCCTTTATGTTTTTCTTCAACGCGGCTGCTTGATCGTTGCCTGCGGCCGGCTCCGTCCTCGTGCCGTCCACGACGTCAAGAATATCATTCATTACGAATAACGCATTTACCTGGGCTTTCCAGCCATGGAAGTTTGTTCCATCTGATGGGAATCGatattatataatgtattGTGGAACACGTTTTACATACATGCAAAAGTAGACTAGATTTTATTACTGTTGGGATAAAATATAGtatcatacatataatactaCTACACTTGATActcatgtacatatatatatactgtaacgtggcagttcggttaggcccgcccgttacaagagactccctgaaccctgggcgagatccTGGAATCAGGgtttagaaaatcgagtcgcggaataatcttagagagcgccagaactggagtcacgcacccgagcttcgacagggacgaaatagagcattgcgaccaagatatttcaggcttttgtttttctttttttttgagtgcacCGGCTACCCTACAGCGACCGACTCCGACGCTgaacatctttcgaggcaaggcgaaaccacgaagatctcgcgggaaggacaccgaggctgcggagggggaggcaacgcagatccctgcagcgcgggaatccaaggcggacgcgattcccgctggcagccggcgcgccgcagcctccccgctcaccccgcttACGCCCAACCAAGGCAACTGCGAggtaccagctagcgacgagggagcaccaccccacccaaccccaggactacgtagagctgcgcgggagacgacatcgcgatctagccttaagttctgcgccgcgtagagacgacaggtgcgcggcaagttgcgcaGTACCTtaaatcgatgaccgatcgattgttgcgcattcttagggtgatgacgtcacgcaAAATTAGcgcgacgagatcggcgttgcgaccatcCGAGATCACTCGAGTTCTGGCAATTGCGTAAAGTAGTCGAGGGATTCCGAGGTTGAGTAGAGTTTATTGAGCGTCAGTAAAAGGAACTGTTACATTGCGAGGACGATGTCAGGGACCCGCCACGAGGGTGTAGGTGCATTCGTACagtggatgtggagcggtaagcgctgctgATATTCttgcgatcgaatttcgagatTAATTGAGTAAAGGCTTATCAGATAaaggatagccgttttggaatttgcgtgtcgaaaaacactcgaaattcgtttgccgattctttcgcttcgtgaccgtagcctgagttgcgcgcgAGGGAGTAGCGTTAATTTCGGGGAATCCAGGAAATCGAGTCGAgtcacgggttgagccgagacgtCATTGCCTCGAGTTTGAGTGTAACCGAAGTtcgttacacggggtcattttACTTCGTCCGGTACACCCTCcattctcgtgtaggtcgcgaccgtctcacggggagcattcgaattcgcgactgcgtcccgccgtcgcAGAGAAAGTGAAGTTCGGGTGCGCgccactgatatatatatacactggattGGATTTAAGCGTGGTGCCGTCACGCCAATTGAACGGTAGCCATTTTGTACAGATTCTTGTCACTtcagatatatataaatatatacgtgatatatgtatgtgtatataatcgaTTGTGTTGGAAAATTACAGTAACAATTATTGAGGTAACAATGAGTACCTgcgttttttgcaaaacaaagcAATCAAAATATTGTGGGCGATCATTTCACAAGTGAGTATACAACGCTGAAGCGTTCTGCAAATGATAACTTGCAGAGGTTATGTCAGCATACGAAGtatttactaattatatttaacgagtattataacgtacgaatcgtgtcagtaaaaattcacaatatttgaattatgaaccgatcttattataattgaaattgaaaactcgggTATTATTGACTCAgggattaaattataattcgataTGTAGATTTCCCGTGAAAGATGTGTTGCGCCTTCAGCAGTggttaaaagaaatgaagaggaaGGACTGGAAGCCAAACCGAAATAGCACATTGTGTTCGGCTCATTTTACAAATGACTGCTTTGATAGGACAGGATTCctaattacattgaaaaagaacAGTGTACCAACTATATTTGACAACCCAAAATCAGAGTGTTCATCTTGTCACCGATTAAGGGAATATGGACGTGGCTATTCATTCTTCAAGTAAGTACCGTTACTCAATGCAACATAACGtgtgaattaataaatttaaactttgcTTGTTATGTAGGTTCCCATTGGATGAACCTGATATTATGAAGCAGTGGATcgcaaatataaacattgGTCCGTGGTCTCCATCAAGTGATAGCTTTCTGTGTTCCGACCACTTTGAACTCTCTTGCTttcagaagaaaagtaaaaattatataactttACGAAAAGGCAGTATCCCAACGTTATTTGGTAAGATCTGAAACTATTAATCCCTTTTAGGTCAGAGAAAACTCAGTGTGCATAAAGACACGTTGATGTGATGCACTATTGCGTCAATGTCGTCGAAGCGGTTAATTACCTACAGATTATAAAGTGCTCTgttacagaaaaatcgtgtgtgACACATTTCTGTGTATTTCCATAGTCGTTATTTATTAGTAACTTATCTGTAGGTGAAAACTTGCAGCAGACCGAATTTCAGGATGAATCCGATCGGCCCACCACAGTGAATGTAACCAAATTACATGAGCACCTACACATTTGTACCTGATTTGCATGCTCAGATATgtacatcttttttattttcttttgattgtgcttgtaactttttcttcatgtgaATGGATTGTGGATTGATACTACTAATTATATTGTTGTGGTTTATCGCACGCAACTCTATAAAAATTCCTTAACGTTTGCAAGGAATGTTTTAttctccatatttttgaataaagtttttactcACCCAATTCGATATAgtttaattcaaaactttttttacatgtctTAAGCTCCACTTTGATGATCAATGGATGGTAAATGAATTCCCTAACGGTTGAATTagtgttatacaaatttttgaataatccgtATGAAATTCAGCCCACCATAGGATAAAGGATAATGGACGGAAACTTCTTAGAATTGAGGACTTCTTTTgaacataaagaaaaatcacgcttaaatacaagtttttcgtcatattatttaatgatcttttacatcatataattgtaaataataatataccttcgaaaaaatgatttgttcttcatttaatgtatcaaacattattttactcgtcaaaaacttttttgtgtgACGAATATATCGTTAGATTTAAATAGCATATTTTACGCAGTTCAAATCTAGCGCGCATTCTGTGACAACTTGCTGTACAAGATGGCGGAAATTCAAGTGTTCAATTGGACACACGAGCTTACACGTAGAGTATACGGTAATATCCaatccagtgtatatatatatcagtggtGCGCGCTGATAAAAATATGCGTTCTTAGAGGAGGATTGCGGGtgtcgcgacgagcctcgcctcagtttagtttttttttgcattatcagttaatattaagttggcgatcagcgccattttgtaaaggCCGTTCGCGAACAGCGCATcgagtccgattttgtttttggttctTACGAATTAGGGTATTATTAAGACGGCGattagcgcacgtaggccatagaggtctcctagatttattcacctttttttttattttttttattttttttatttggtttgtttctcctttttttatttcttttagattaaatttaaagttGTATCtggaatcgcgaaggacgacttgcgtagtcgtattattattatttttatttttatttttatatttttttgtttttgtaatatcgcTGACGAGAAATATACCATTGTAATGTTATAGTAATTTGGCCACATCACGCGTTGGCTTACTTGTGTTGCAattctctctacccaaaaattacccccccccccctctccgcggtactgagctaccgagcatatggtcgcggtatatcgtatcaccgatttcgaggcgtgttgatcacgccaggcgcccaacatatttcgcgatattgtttcaggTCCAGGGTAcgtcgtggacgccaaattattgtgcacgcggtaagttctcagtcattttctccgagtgaccgacgtgcagaaaaatccacgtcacaatacatACACTATGTAACTTAACATACACACTTACTATACCTTATAAAACTTAGTCCTACGCTAACCTTGTGTGCTTTTACTTACCTGCTTACCTATCTACCTAAACCTATTAATTACCTTCAGGTTATGGGCTTGACACGAAGGTCAGTATGTTATTAATCAGTTGCGGAAGGTACAGGTAAAAGTAATATTTAAAGTCAAAGAGGTTCAGTTAAAGTTTTTTGCTCCGGCATACAAAGCAAGCAAAAAAAAGCTAACCTCAAAGTGACACGTGGCGTGGCGCACAACAGCAAAGAGgtagcgttttttttttaccgtttcggTATACCGAGGAGTGCTGTAGTACAGCGTAAAATAATACCGAACAGGCAGGAAAATCACACAAAACCAAAGTAAAGATGACAGATCAATTGTCAAGTGTGATCGGTATCGAAAAGTTGAAGAGCTCCGATGACTATCAAAACTGGTCTTTTGCCATGGAGTTATATCTGAAAGACCAAGATCTTTGGGGCTGTGTGctagaagatgaaaaatatacaagagACACCCTAAAAATGGATAGGGCTATGTCTAGGATAGTCAGATCAATAGATACAAAAgcatacacacatataaatATGTTAAAAACTCCAAAAGCAGTGTGGGAAAAGTTGAAGAATGTGTATGAAGGTGCAGGTATGACCAGGAAAATAGGTCTCCTGAGAGAATTGTTAAGCATTAAGTTAGATAACTGCTCAACAACAGAGGACTACACACATAAAATATTCTCTACAGCGCAAAGATTAGAGAAATTAGGCTTCAAAGTAGACAGCGAGTGGATTGGAGCACTCTTACTAGCAGGTTTACCAGAAAAATACGAACCCATGATTATGGGATTAGAAAGCTCAGGAGTAAAGCTAACAGGTGAAGTAGTGGAAGCCAAGATTTTACAAGATGTAAAGAAAACTAATAGTGCAAGCAAAGACACAGAGTCAGTATTCATCGCAAAACATAAGAAGCAATTCAATCcaaagaataaatttaacaagaacaaaaagaaaggaGTCAGATGCTTCAACTGTAACGTGTATGGTCATTACGCCAAAGAATGCAGGaataagaaagaagagaagagcAATTTGGCtcaagcagaagaagaagtgATAGTTTGGATAGCACATGATTCAAACATAAAGCACAATGATGATGACTGGTACTTAGACTCTGGAGCAACACAACACATGACTGCAAACAAAAACATTCTTCAAAATTACCAAGATATAAAACCAGTAAAAGTAAGAATGGCGAATGATGACTTGATAGAAGCTACAGGTAAAGGTACAGCAGAGATAACATTCACATTCAAAGGAGTTCAAAAGCGAGTAGTACTCCAGACTGTTTTATATGTCCCAGCGGTAAAATCAAATATAGTTTCAGTTCACATACTCACCACTGCTGGATTTTTGTCGTTGTTTGATGAACACAAGTGTGATATCATCaacaagaaaacaaagaaagtaATAGCTACAGCTATAAAAGTAGGATCCATGTGGAAGATCATAAGAAGTGACACTGAAAGTGCTAACATTGCAAgagcagaaaagaaaactccaGTACACGTTGTAAAACTATGGCACAGAAGGCTGGCACATCTCAATAGGCAAGATATGGTAAAACTTAGCAAGCAAGCTACAGGCTATGAGGTAAACAGCACAGATGACTCACCATGTGAAAGCTGTTTAAAAGGCAAACACGCAAGATTACCATTTCCTAAGGAGAGTGAACGTGCAGGCGAGCTGTTGGACTTGATTCACTCAGATATGTGTGGACCCATGGAGGTAAATTCACTAGGTGGTGCGAGATACATGCTTACTTTTACAGATGATCATAGCAGGTTTACAAGTGTTTATTTTCTCAAGGCCAAGTCAGATTATTTCAAGTTCTTACAAGAATacattgaaaaagtaaaaaatcagtTAAACAGAAGAATCAAGAAATTAAGAACAGACAACGCCTTAGAGTACAAGGATGACAAAGTTCAAGCATATCTCAAAACAAAAGGCATCATCTGGGAATCATCATGTCCATACACACCTCAGCAAAACGGTATAGCGGAAAGGAAGAACAGAACCATCATTGAAAAAGGAAGAACAATTTTACACGAAGCAAATGCTCCAAAGTGGTTGTGGACTGAAGCATCGAACACAGCGAATTATTTGATCAATAGATCACCATCGAAGTCATTGGATGACAAAACACCATTCGAAGTCTGGACTGGCAGAAAACCAGACTTGAGACACTTGAAAGTGTTTGGGTGTGTTGCAATGACTCTAGTTcctaaagaaaaaagaaagaaatgggATGTAAAGTCAACAAAGAAAATGTTCGTTGGTTACGCTGAACACCAAAAGGGTTATAGGTTGATAGATCCAACTACTAAAAAGATGACTATTAGCAGAGAAGTTGTATTCGATGAAAATAAGATGTATTTCAAAGGAGAGAATGAACAAACTGAtcaaagtgaaaaacaagaaaataaggAGCAAGAAACAGTGTACTTACCTATAGATGAAGAGCACGAGAACAACACCAATGAGTCtgaaagagatagagaggtACTGGAAGAAAACATGTCAAACACAGATTCAATTGATATGTCAATTGACGAatctatttcaaatttaaatataaatgatgatgGCAATGAGGGAGCAACAGTCTCAGAATTGCAAGCAACACCCAAGGCAAGGCCAGTGAGAGAGAAGAAGTTACCAGAGAAATTTAAGGACTACGTAGTCACAAGCacaaaaaggaagaagaaaaatcagtTTAGTGAAGAAAACATTGTAGAACCAAAAAGTTGGGAAGAAGCAATGGACTCAGAACTAAAAGAAGAATGGTACAAGTCaatggaaaatgaaatgaaatgctttgaagaaaatgaagcTTTTTCTTTGGTCAACTTGCCACCTGGAAAAGAGCCAATAGAGCTCAGGTGggtatttcaaataaaaagagatgaaaatggaaaaataactAGACTCAGGCCAAGGCTAGTAGCAAAGGGATTCATGCAAAAGCTCAACGTTGATTACTTCAACACTTTTGCACCAGTAGTTAGATACGTAACAATAAGATTTTTAATAGCGCTAGCTACAAAATATGATCTCACTATATATCATCTGGATGTAGAAACAGCTTTTCTAAGAAGCTTACTACAAGAAGAAATTTATGCTGTGCAGCCTGAACCATTCGTTAAAACAGGCGAAGAAGATAAAGTGTTAAAACTAAACAAGGCTATCTACGGTTTAAAACAAGGGTCAATGGCATGGCACGAAACATTCACAAATATATTAGTCAAGATGGGACTGAAGCAGAGTGAGGTGGATCCTTGTGTTTatcaatataaaaatgaagaaaagaagGAGTGGCTGATCGTAGCAATTTACGTGGATGACCAAATGGTCTTAGTTTCATCAGAAGAATTAAAgaacaattttgtaaatcaattaacCAAGAATATGAAGATCAAGGGTAtgggaaaattgaaacatttttcgaacatcaaatttgaatacttagaagaagaaaaaggataCAAATTGACTCAAGAAAATTACATTCAGAATTTGATAATTAACTTTAATTTAGAAGGATGCGGTACAATGAAAACACCTTTAGAAACAAGTTTAAAGTTAGAACAAATTGAAAACAGTCCAGAAGTGCCAAATTTTCCATATTCTGAGGGAGTTGGTTCAGTTTTATATCTAGGACAAACATCAAGACCAGATATATGCTATGCATCAAGTTATTTAAGCTCGTTTAATAAGAATCCAAAACGCATACATGTAGAAATCTTAAAACACTTACTCAGATATTTACACGCTACTAAGAAAGTAGGATTGGTAATTAAAAACGACAAGAGTGACTCAATAGTTGGATACTGTGATGCAGATTGGGCAAATGATGTAAGAGACAGAAAGTCTATCACAGGATACATATTCTTTTATAACGGCTCAGCTATTTCTTGGTCAACGAGCAAACAGAAAACAGTGGCCACATCAACATGCCAAGCAGAGTACCAAGCCTTGTCAGCAGCGTGCAGCGAAGCTATTTGGATTAAGCAGTTGATTAATGAATTTGATCCTGAAGTAGCAGCCAAACCAGTTCAGATGAAGGTAGATAACAGAAGTGCTATCGATTTATCCATGACAGTATCATACAAGAAAAACGCAAAGCACATTGATGTAAAACATCATTTTATAAGAGAACAGGTCAAGGATAAAATTGTTGAGATCCAGCATGTAAATTCTGAAGACATGGTCGCTGATTACCTGACCAAGTCATTAGAATTACCTAAACATCAGTTCTGCGTCATCAATTCTGGGTTGGAAGGAGAAATTCTAGGATAATAAACAAGAAGAAATACAAAGAAGAAATAGTGACTTTAAAAGTgtttattattacacattaaTTACTTGAAAGTTTATTCTTGATTTTAGTTTACTTGAAAAGACACTAAATAGTTAAAATCAGACTGGTTAAATTTTGTTACATATAAAAGTTAAAatgttgattaaaaattgaacttaTATTTTAGAGGGAGTGTTGGGATAAAATATAGtatcatacatataatactaCTACACTTGATActcatgtacatatatatatacatacactaTGTAACTTAACATACACACTTACTATATCTTATAAAACTTAGTCGTACGCTAACCTTGTGTGCTTTTACTTACCTGCTTACCGATCTACCTAAACCTATTAATTACCTTCAATtacaaatgagaaaaaattgtacaggAAAAAGAAGTGTGTTTTTATAGTCCAGTAGAGAGCGCGAGTGGTTGGTGTTAAATTGTGGTGTCCATAGGAAGAGTgggaaaatttgaatcataCTTTCCAACACTCCCTTTGTGATTTgagttttcctttttttatattattattgtgatgCGAGCATTCTTACTCCCATGCCGTTCGTACAAGTGTCGTGTTTTATGCGAGGTAATGCCTTCGTTAGCGAATCTGCTAGCATTTCTTTCGTTCcaatgaattttattgttacGTTGCCcttttcgatattttctttGATGAAGTGGTATCTTACGTCGATGTGCTTCGTTCGAGGTTTGTAAGCTGATGTGTGAGCTAGATCAATAGCTCCTCTGTTATCCATGTAGATGAGCGTGGGCTTCGTAATAGAAGCGGGGTCCAATTCTTGTATTAATTTTCGTAGACATAAAGCCTCTGGAACGGCTGCAGCGAGTGACATATACTCTGCTTCGCAGGTTAAGAGTGCGACGATGTGTTGTTTCTTTGAGCTCCATGATATTGAACCTCCTTGAAGAATGAAAACGTAGCCTGTGATAGATTTTCTATCTCCCTCGTCATTGGCCCAATCTGCGTCGCAATATCCAAAGATCTCGTTGTTTCCTTCTTTATTGTATTCTAAGCCAAGCTCCTTTGTCCCTTGCAGGTATCTAAATACTCGTTTGACTGCTTGCTAGTGAATTTTCGTTGCAATATTGTTGTAGGCGCTCAATGTGTATATCGCATAACTAATATCCTGTCTTGTTATTTGACTTAAGTACAGTAAAGCACCAATGGCTTCTTGATATGGGATATTTTCCGTTCCTTTGTCTTGTTCCGTCGAAATGTTATTCAGGATTTTGTTCGTGTCCATCGGGGTACTGACCGGTTTTGATTCTTGCATTCGGAATCTGTTCAGGATATTTTCTAGGTAGGTTTTTTGGTTAATTTGTACCTTACCCTTTTTTTCTGGATATTGGTTCCCAGGCAATACTTTATTTATCCTAGGTccttcattttgaatttccttTTTAATCtttcaatgatattttttttaatgtttctTCGTTTGAGAAAATTAGTAGATCGTCTACGTAGACTGCGATGATTATTATCTTGTCTTCTTGTTTCGAATAATAAACGCATTGATCTGCCCTTGATTTGTTGAGATTTAGACTTTTTAGTACGGAGttcaatttttcgttccaCGATCGGCTTCCTTGTTTTAATCCATAAATTGCCTTTTGTAGTTTACAGACCTGTTTTTCGCTTTCTATATATGGCTCTGGTTGCCGAAtataaatttcttcttctaGATCTCCGTGGAGAAAAGCGGTTTCAACGTCTAAATGATTAACTTCGAGGTTATTTCTCGCAGTAAGTGCCAAGAGGTAGCGTATAGTGCTGTGTCTGACTAGAGGCGAGTATGTGTTGTTGTAGTCTATTCCTTCGATTTGGGCAAAACCTCTTGCTACCAGTCTTGCCTTGAATTTTTCTGGTAATCCTTCactgtttttctttattttaaacACCCAGTTTGTGTCAATTGGTCTCTTTTCTTTGAGTAGATCCACCAAATTCCAtgcttgatttttatttagtgAATCAATTTCTGAATCCATGgccttttttcaattttcttcattgGCTCCAGTCAAGGCTTCTTTCCAAGTAATCGGCTCTGATTCTTGAATGACTAGATACGATACATAGTCATCGAATTTTCTCGGTATGGTTTTTCTCGTAGAACGTCTTGGCGTTGTGATattatacaaaaacaaaaaggatATTAAATTTTAGGGATATGGATCCCTAAATCTGTGTACATCTACctacatatatctataaacAGAACTAAAACAGAAACACCAGGCGCATTACTACACATAATGGTTTAAAGCTATTTTCGCTCGAACGTTTTTCCGACCTATAGTCAGCTCCCTACCAGTACAATTCCTCCAGtgcaaaattacaattgtctTCGTAACTTATCTTGACCACCTGCTTTATCGATTGTTGGCTCTTTCCCTTAAACTCCAGGGACTCTCGGGTGGTGAGTTGGCGGAGAATTAATTTTTGGACTCGTCAGGTGGTCAAATCGATCGGGATATCCCGACGGCATACAGTCCACGTTGGCCTCCCTTCCTCCTTCTTAAGTTGTTATGGATTGTCACCCAACTGGTCTCATCAACGTTcccggagagaaagagaaagagatccCGTTGTCACCGAAGATCTTCCCCCTTTCGCTGGCCAAGCGAGTACCGCGACCGTATCGGCAATTAACGCCACTGGGCGCCGCGTCACCTGTCTCCTCTCATATGACATTTTAGTGGCCCAATAAGGCCGCGAATATTCAAATTCCGCATCGCCACTTACATTTCCCTCTTTCTGTGCTGGGCGAACTTTTCGACCGGCgctgaattatttattacattcgCGAAAATAAACCTTCGCCCAATAC from Neodiprion lecontei isolate iyNeoLeco1 chromosome 1, iyNeoLeco1.1, whole genome shotgun sequence includes these protein-coding regions:
- the LOC124294663 gene encoding uncharacterized protein LOC124294663 isoform X2 — protein: MSTCVFCKTKQSKYCGRSFHKFPVKDVLRLQQWLKEMKRKDWKPNRNSTLCSAHFTNDCFDRTGFLITLKKNSVPTIFDNPKSECSSCHRLREYGRGYSFFKFPLDEPDIMKQWIANINIGPWSPSSDSFLCSDHFELSCFQKKSKNYITLRKGSIPTLFAPL
- the LOC124294663 gene encoding THAP domain-containing protein 1-like isoform X1; amino-acid sequence: MSTCVFCKTKQSKYCGRSFHKFPVKDVLRLQQWLKEMKRKDWKPNRNSTLCSAHFTNDCFDRTGFLITLKKNSVPTIFDNPKSECSSCHRLREYGRGYSFFKFPLDEPDIMKQWIANINIGPWSPSSDSFLCSDHFELSCFQKKSKNYITLRKGSIPTLFGENLQQTEFQDESDRPTTVNVTKLHEHLHICT